Proteins encoded together in one Corynebacterium liangguodongii window:
- the aceA gene encoding isocitrate lyase: MTTNTGKARTAAEIQKDWDENPRWANVQRDYTAEQVEKLQGTVVEEHTLARRGAEILWEGVNQGNGEYIHALGALTGNQAVQQVRGGLKAVYLSGWQVAGDANLAGHTYPDQSLYPANSVPNVVRRINNALLRADEIARVEGDDSIDNWLVPIVADGEAGFGGALNVYELQKAMINAGAAGTHWEDQLASEKKCGHLGGKVLIPTQQHIRTLTSARLAADVANTPTVIIARTDAEAATLITSDVDERDQQFLTGEKSAEGYYYVKNGIEPCIARAKSYAPYADLIWMETGTPDLELAKKFAEGVKSEFPDQLLAYNCSPSFNWSKHLSPEEIAKFQKELGAMGFAFQFITLAGFHALNYGMFDLAHGYAREGMTAFVDLQNREFAAAEERGFTAVKHQREVGAGYFDNIATTVDPNTSTAALKGSTEESQF; this comes from the coding sequence ATGACCACCAACACAGGCAAGGCACGCACCGCAGCAGAGATCCAGAAGGACTGGGACGAAAACCCCCGCTGGGCTAACGTTCAGCGCGACTACACCGCCGAGCAGGTTGAGAAGCTGCAGGGCACTGTCGTTGAGGAGCACACTCTTGCACGCCGCGGCGCCGAGATCCTGTGGGAGGGCGTCAACCAGGGCAACGGCGAGTACATCCACGCCCTCGGCGCCCTGACCGGTAACCAGGCGGTCCAGCAGGTCCGCGGTGGCCTCAAGGCCGTCTACCTCTCCGGCTGGCAGGTCGCCGGCGACGCCAACCTGGCGGGCCACACCTACCCGGACCAGTCCCTCTACCCGGCCAACTCCGTTCCTAACGTTGTCCGCCGCATCAACAACGCGCTGCTGCGCGCCGACGAGATCGCCCGCGTCGAGGGCGACGACTCCATCGACAACTGGCTCGTCCCGATCGTCGCCGACGGCGAGGCCGGCTTCGGCGGCGCTCTCAACGTCTACGAGCTGCAGAAGGCCATGATCAACGCCGGCGCCGCCGGCACGCACTGGGAGGACCAGCTGGCCTCCGAGAAGAAGTGCGGCCACCTCGGCGGCAAGGTCCTCATCCCGACCCAGCAGCACATCCGCACCCTGACCTCGGCTCGCCTGGCTGCCGACGTTGCCAACACCCCGACGGTCATCATCGCCCGCACCGACGCCGAGGCCGCCACCCTGATCACCTCCGACGTCGACGAGCGCGACCAGCAGTTCCTCACCGGCGAGAAGTCCGCCGAGGGCTACTACTACGTCAAGAACGGCATCGAGCCCTGCATTGCACGTGCGAAGTCTTACGCTCCCTACGCTGACCTGATCTGGATGGAGACCGGCACCCCGGACCTCGAGCTGGCCAAGAAGTTCGCCGAGGGCGTCAAGTCCGAGTTCCCGGACCAGCTCCTGGCCTACAACTGCTCCCCGTCCTTCAACTGGTCCAAGCACCTCTCCCCGGAGGAGATCGCGAAGTTCCAGAAGGAACTCGGCGCAATGGGCTTCGCCTTCCAGTTCATCACCCTGGCCGGCTTCCACGCCCTCAACTACGGCATGTTCGACCTGGCCCACGGCTACGCTCGCGAGGGCATGACCGCCTTCGTCGACCTGCAGAACCGCGAGTTCGCGGCCGCCGAGGAGCGCGGCTTCACCGCCGTGAAGCACCAGCGCGAGGTCGGCGCCGGCTACTTCGACAACATCGCCACCACGGTTGACCCGAACACCTCCACCGCAGCCCTGAAGGGCTCCACCGAGGAGTCCCAGTTCTAA
- the rraA gene encoding ribonuclease E activity regulator RraA, which yields MTSPMATADIADLYGDQEQLASCDTQFTNYGGHTEFCGEIVTIKCFQDNGLVKKTLNSPGNGRVLVVDGHGGLHTALMGDMIAQAGVDNGWAGVVINGAIRDSAEVAKMPFGCKALGTNPRKSNKDGAGEVNVQVSFGGVVFHPGHFLYADADGVVVTAEPIDQ from the coding sequence ATGACTTCGCCCATGGCAACAGCAGACATCGCCGACCTCTACGGCGACCAGGAACAGCTGGCTAGCTGCGATACCCAGTTCACCAACTACGGTGGCCACACCGAGTTCTGCGGCGAGATTGTCACCATCAAGTGCTTCCAGGACAACGGCCTGGTGAAAAAGACGCTGAACTCCCCCGGCAACGGCCGCGTCCTCGTCGTCGACGGACACGGCGGCCTGCACACCGCGCTCATGGGCGACATGATAGCCCAGGCCGGGGTGGACAACGGCTGGGCCGGGGTGGTCATCAACGGCGCGATCCGTGACTCCGCTGAGGTGGCGAAGATGCCGTTCGGCTGCAAGGCTCTTGGCACCAACCCCCGCAAGTCCAACAAGGACGGCGCCGGCGAGGTCAACGTCCAGGTCTCCTTCGGAGGCGTCGTGTTCCACCCGGGGCACTTTCTCTACGCGGATGCGGACGGCGTCGTCGTCACCGCCGAGCCCATAGACCAGTAA
- a CDS encoding Fpg/Nei family DNA glycosylase yields MPEGHVIHRLAAHLNERFRGGPLAISSPQGRFDATLIDASSLALAEAHGKHLFLTFSGGEIVYIHLGLIGSLRFEPAEDVWGQIRLRLVAGETAANLRGPQFCRYVSPAEMQGILDRTGEDPLREDASPDALFSRVQASTRAIGSLMMDQKLFAGVGNIYRAEALFRQGVSPFLPGRELSREEFFVLWDDLVLLMRYGFEHGRIDTVREQHTPEAMGRPPRKDDHGGEVYVYRRAGEPCFVCGTPVAVRKVEGRNLFWCPGCQG; encoded by the coding sequence ATGCCCGAAGGCCACGTCATCCACCGGCTCGCCGCGCACCTCAACGAGAGGTTTCGCGGCGGGCCGCTGGCTATTTCCTCCCCGCAGGGCCGCTTCGACGCCACGCTTATCGACGCCTCCTCCCTCGCCCTCGCCGAAGCCCACGGCAAGCATTTGTTCTTAACCTTCTCGGGCGGCGAGATCGTCTACATCCACCTGGGCCTTATCGGTTCACTGCGCTTCGAGCCAGCCGAGGACGTCTGGGGGCAGATCCGGCTGCGCCTCGTCGCCGGCGAAACGGCCGCCAACCTGCGCGGCCCGCAATTTTGCCGCTACGTCTCCCCCGCCGAGATGCAAGGCATCCTCGATCGCACGGGAGAGGACCCGCTGCGGGAGGACGCCTCGCCGGACGCCCTGTTTTCGCGCGTCCAGGCGTCGACACGCGCGATAGGCTCGCTCATGATGGACCAGAAGCTCTTCGCCGGGGTGGGCAACATCTACCGCGCCGAAGCGCTCTTCCGGCAGGGCGTTTCCCCGTTCCTGCCCGGCCGCGAGCTCTCGCGCGAGGAGTTTTTCGTTTTATGGGATGACCTGGTTCTTCTCATGCGCTACGGGTTCGAGCACGGCCGCATCGACACCGTGCGTGAGCAGCACACCCCGGAGGCGATGGGGCGCCCGCCCCGCAAGGACGACCACGGCGGCGAGGTCTACGTCTACCGCCGCGCCGGCGAGCCCTGCTTTGTGTGCGGCACGCCGGTCGCGGTGCGCAAAGTTGAGGGGCGCAACCTGTTCTGGTGCCCGGGTTGCCAGGGGTGA
- a CDS encoding bifunctional ADP-dependent NAD(P)H-hydrate dehydratase/NAD(P)H-hydrate epimerase, with translation MNTLAYTADQIRAAERPLLETQSHPDELMQQAAHAVFDVAGHLAPEGRILLLVGKGGNGGDALYAGAELAMSGRDVDAWPVFDAAHPRALEAFANAGGRVVERPEGDYRLVVDGVLGIGGSGDLPPEFQAACRGCTVLAVDVPSGISADTGERGENHITANVTVTFGGWRLAHGLAPECGVQLLADIGVGGRSLAAELSRHDGTSISRATGPQHEWPAGISQLGAPRLGSSEPGFYDDKYTGGVVGIRAGSGAYPGAAILCVAGAVAATPAMVRYAGPQALEVVRAHPEVVATDSIDTAGRVQAWVFGPGAGTDEAARRELGWVLGQDVPVLIDADGLTLLEHHVDLQTSLVKRTHPTIVTPHDGEFQRLRDAFGLKESDRCSEALAMAAHLKCTVVRKGRATIVAEPSGATEIVDAGNSWAATPGSGDVLAGIMGARVARDGEAGVGASIRVHAMAAKLAADTPWGEAQTSASEIAKHVRAATAKLS, from the coding sequence ATGAACACCCTGGCCTACACCGCTGACCAGATCCGCGCCGCGGAGCGCCCCCTGCTCGAGACCCAGTCGCACCCGGACGAGCTGATGCAACAGGCAGCGCACGCGGTCTTCGATGTGGCCGGCCACCTCGCGCCGGAGGGCCGGATCCTGCTGCTGGTGGGCAAGGGCGGCAACGGCGGTGATGCTCTCTACGCGGGTGCGGAGTTGGCAATGTCCGGGCGCGATGTCGATGCGTGGCCCGTATTCGATGCGGCTCACCCCCGCGCCTTGGAGGCGTTCGCCAACGCGGGGGGCCGCGTCGTCGAGCGTCCCGAGGGTGACTATCGCCTGGTCGTCGACGGCGTCTTGGGCATCGGCGGGTCAGGCGACCTCCCGCCAGAGTTCCAGGCCGCGTGCCGGGGCTGCACCGTCCTCGCCGTCGACGTTCCCAGCGGGATCAGCGCGGATACAGGCGAGCGGGGCGAAAACCACATCACAGCCAACGTCACTGTGACCTTCGGCGGGTGGCGCCTCGCGCACGGGCTCGCGCCAGAGTGCGGGGTGCAATTACTCGCGGACATCGGCGTCGGGGGCCGCAGCCTGGCCGCGGAGCTGTCCAGGCACGACGGCACGTCCATCTCCCGGGCGACCGGCCCCCAGCACGAGTGGCCCGCGGGGATCTCTCAGCTCGGCGCCCCGCGCCTGGGTTCTAGCGAGCCGGGCTTCTACGACGACAAGTACACCGGCGGGGTTGTCGGTATCCGGGCGGGCAGCGGGGCCTACCCCGGCGCGGCGATTCTCTGTGTCGCGGGCGCCGTCGCCGCTACCCCGGCGATGGTGCGCTACGCGGGCCCGCAGGCCCTCGAGGTCGTCCGCGCGCATCCGGAGGTCGTGGCCACGGACAGTATCGATACGGCCGGCCGCGTGCAGGCGTGGGTGTTCGGGCCCGGCGCGGGCACCGACGAGGCAGCGCGCCGCGAGCTGGGGTGGGTGCTGGGCCAGGACGTGCCAGTGCTTATCGACGCCGACGGGCTGACCCTCCTCGAACACCACGTTGACCTGCAGACTTCCCTAGTAAAAAGGACGCACCCTACTATTGTGACCCCCCACGACGGGGAGTTTCAGAGGCTGCGGGACGCATTCGGCCTGAAGGAAAGCGATCGCTGCTCCGAGGCGCTCGCCATGGCCGCACACCTGAAGTGCACGGTGGTGCGCAAGGGCCGGGCCACCATCGTCGCCGAGCCTTCCGGCGCAACAGAGATCGTCGATGCCGGGAACTCCTGGGCCGCCACCCCGGGCTCGGGAGACGTGCTGGCCGGGATCATGGGTGCCCGCGTGGCGCGGGACGGGGAGGCGGGAGTTGGGGCGTCGATACGCGTGCACGCGATGGCGGCGAAGCTGGCCGCGGATACTCCGTGGGGCGAGGCCCAGACCTCGGCGAGCGAGATCGCCAAGCACGTGCGTGCGGCGACGGCAAAGCTGAGCTAA
- a CDS encoding Ldh family oxidoreductase, whose amino-acid sequence MKLDIDTVRTTFRDAFLAHGMSRAQAESPAGVFLDAELAGKPSHGAYHLLGYLDALDEGRINGDADPKAKVRGAVLSIDADEGLAQYALEHHLDALVDLAHAQGVAVAAVGNTYTTGELGWYPRLFSRHGLVSLTATNSPALVALSATGERVVGTNPMAFGVPGAMVIDQAVTPEAFLKVRQRAERGEAIPEGWAVDGEGRPTTDAAVAVEEGAMLPNGGRRGGNLALILETLAMLAGGESSLAAAGKGKASPSVGLFCLVMDPSFFGEGSLERLVGHLELLRERYEVYIPGRGHVEPGELDIDDGTWSEVLAAL is encoded by the coding sequence ATGAAGCTCGACATAGACACAGTCCGCACCACCTTCCGCGATGCCTTCCTCGCCCACGGCATGAGTAGGGCCCAGGCAGAGTCCCCCGCCGGGGTGTTCCTCGACGCCGAGCTGGCGGGCAAGCCGAGCCACGGGGCCTACCATCTGCTCGGCTACTTAGACGCGCTCGACGAGGGGCGGATCAACGGCGACGCCGACCCGAAGGCGAAAGTGCGCGGCGCGGTGTTGTCGATCGACGCCGATGAAGGGCTCGCCCAGTATGCCCTGGAGCACCACCTCGACGCCTTGGTCGACCTCGCCCACGCCCAGGGCGTGGCGGTGGCCGCGGTGGGAAACACCTACACCACCGGCGAGCTCGGGTGGTACCCGCGGCTCTTCTCCCGCCACGGGCTCGTGAGCCTGACCGCGACAAACTCGCCCGCCCTGGTCGCGCTCTCCGCGACGGGCGAGCGCGTGGTGGGAACCAACCCGATGGCCTTCGGCGTGCCCGGGGCCATGGTGATCGACCAGGCGGTCACGCCCGAGGCGTTCCTCAAGGTGCGCCAGCGCGCCGAGCGCGGAGAGGCTATCCCCGAGGGCTGGGCCGTGGACGGCGAGGGGCGCCCCACCACCGACGCCGCCGTTGCGGTGGAGGAGGGCGCGATGCTCCCCAACGGGGGAAGGCGCGGCGGAAACCTGGCGCTCATCCTCGAGACTCTGGCGATGCTGGCAGGAGGGGAGTCCTCCCTCGCCGCCGCGGGCAAGGGGAAGGCATCTCCCTCTGTTGGCCTATTCTGCCTGGTGATGGACCCGTCGTTTTTCGGTGAAGGCAGCCTGGAGCGACTCGTCGGGCACCTGGAGCTGCTCCGCGAGCGATACGAGGTCTACATCCCCGGCCGCGGCCACGTGGAGCCGGGCGAACTCGACATTGATGATGGGACGTGGAGCGAGGTCCTCGCCGCGCTTTAG
- a CDS encoding MFS transporter encodes MGFAAFVYVTFEVFAVGLIAPMARDLGVTEGSIGLLMTVYAGIVALITIPAMHYTRRIDRKPLYMATLVFLLAGVVLQAVAPTYAVLVIARVIAALTHGLFWSLVNPMAARLGGEGHTGQAVAVVSLGSTMALVLGSPAVTFIGGLIGWRGATWALGALVVVSFLVLMATLPAMPAILPEQAAAKQTRSAIPSLILFLGLAVTALFTTYTYLGLIVNTTSGPAWVPFGLALYGLIGIPGVLWAGRRVDRRMIRLNVVPTILMVLASSLGLFALSIHGPAATASTVAMISVLGLAAGALPTVATTIFLFAGGPNQDRASAIYVVTFQVGIASGSALGALAVDGGVLAGTLALTALLASAAGLVMALWSRPILR; translated from the coding sequence ATGGGGTTCGCGGCGTTCGTCTATGTCACCTTCGAAGTCTTCGCCGTGGGGCTCATTGCCCCCATGGCACGCGATTTAGGCGTGACCGAGGGCAGCATCGGGCTACTCATGACGGTCTACGCGGGCATCGTCGCGCTCATCACCATCCCGGCGATGCACTACACCCGCCGCATCGACCGCAAGCCGCTCTACATGGCCACTCTCGTGTTCCTGCTGGCAGGCGTCGTGCTGCAGGCCGTCGCTCCCACCTACGCGGTACTCGTTATCGCCCGCGTCATCGCCGCGCTCACACACGGGCTGTTCTGGTCGCTGGTCAACCCGATGGCGGCACGCCTCGGCGGGGAGGGGCATACAGGCCAGGCGGTCGCGGTGGTCTCTCTCGGCTCGACGATGGCGCTCGTGCTCGGCTCGCCCGCGGTGACCTTCATCGGCGGGCTCATCGGGTGGCGCGGCGCCACGTGGGCGCTCGGGGCGCTTGTCGTGGTCTCATTCCTGGTGCTCATGGCCACGCTGCCCGCGATGCCGGCGATCCTTCCCGAGCAGGCCGCGGCCAAGCAGACGCGCTCGGCGATCCCGTCGTTAATTCTCTTCCTCGGCCTAGCGGTAACGGCGCTGTTTACCACGTATACCTACTTAGGGCTCATCGTGAATACGACGTCGGGACCGGCCTGGGTGCCCTTCGGGCTGGCGCTCTACGGGCTCATCGGCATCCCCGGCGTGCTATGGGCGGGCCGCCGCGTTGACCGGCGCATGATCCGTCTCAACGTCGTGCCGACGATCCTCATGGTGCTCGCGTCCTCGCTGGGGCTTTTCGCCCTGAGCATTCACGGCCCCGCCGCCACGGCGTCGACGGTGGCGATGATCTCCGTGTTGGGCCTGGCCGCCGGTGCCCTGCCCACGGTGGCCACCACCATCTTCCTCTTCGCGGGCGGGCCGAACCAGGACCGCGCCTCCGCGATCTACGTGGTCACCTTCCAGGTGGGCATCGCCTCGGGTTCCGCGCTCGGTGCCCTCGCGGTCGACGGCGGGGTGCTCGCGGGGACGCTGGCGTTAACGGCGCTCTTAGCGTCGGCGGCCGGGCTCGTGATGGCGCTGTGGTCGCGCCCGATCCTGCGCTAG
- a CDS encoding LLM class flavin-dependent oxidoreductase: protein MALTFHWFLPTAGDARTIVGGGHGAATSGSSRPITRSYLAQIALAAEENGFDSVLTPTGAECEDSWLTDASLIDATTTLKFLIAFRPGQIGPTLSAQMAATFQRLSNNRLNVNIVTGGEDAEQRAYGDYLTKQQRYARTAEFLHIVTALWRGETVEFEGTYLRVNNARLSNPPEVVPRVFFGGSSPAAGEVAARFADTYLTWGEPPAQVSEKIAWINSLAHRAGRELSHGIRLHVISRDTSEEAWSVAEKLIENISPDQVAKAQAGLATSASEGQRRMAQLHDRGKAFGSSSRARDFEVSPNLWAGIGLVRGGAGTALVGSHAEVADRIEEYAACGLEHFILSGYPNLEETYHFGEGVVPELVRRGVAVANRPAPIARATSTPGRPLRAVD, encoded by the coding sequence ATGGCACTCACATTCCACTGGTTCCTGCCGACCGCCGGGGATGCCCGTACCATCGTCGGTGGCGGGCACGGCGCGGCCACATCGGGCAGCTCGCGCCCCATCACGCGCAGCTACCTCGCGCAAATCGCCCTCGCGGCCGAGGAAAACGGCTTCGACTCCGTCCTCACCCCGACCGGCGCGGAGTGCGAGGACTCGTGGCTCACGGACGCCTCGCTTATCGACGCCACCACCACGCTCAAGTTCCTCATCGCGTTCCGTCCCGGCCAGATCGGCCCGACGCTCTCCGCCCAGATGGCCGCAACCTTCCAGCGCCTGTCGAACAACCGCCTCAACGTCAACATCGTCACCGGCGGCGAGGACGCTGAGCAGCGCGCCTACGGCGACTACCTGACCAAGCAGCAGCGCTACGCACGCACCGCCGAGTTCCTCCACATCGTCACCGCGCTCTGGCGGGGAGAGACCGTCGAGTTCGAGGGGACCTACCTGCGTGTGAACAACGCCCGCCTCTCAAATCCCCCGGAGGTCGTCCCCCGGGTCTTCTTCGGCGGCTCCTCCCCCGCCGCCGGCGAGGTCGCGGCCCGGTTCGCCGACACCTACCTCACCTGGGGGGAGCCGCCGGCCCAGGTAAGCGAGAAGATCGCGTGGATCAACTCCCTCGCCCACCGCGCCGGCCGCGAGCTCTCCCACGGCATCCGCCTCCACGTGATCAGCCGCGACACCTCGGAGGAGGCATGGTCCGTGGCGGAGAAGCTCATCGAAAACATCTCCCCCGACCAGGTGGCCAAGGCTCAGGCGGGTTTGGCCACCTCTGCCTCTGAAGGGCAGCGCCGCATGGCGCAGCTGCACGACCGCGGCAAGGCGTTCGGATCGTCCTCGCGGGCACGCGACTTCGAGGTCTCCCCCAACCTGTGGGCCGGGATCGGTCTGGTGCGAGGCGGCGCCGGAACGGCGCTGGTCGGCTCGCACGCCGAGGTGGCCGACCGCATCGAGGAATACGCGGCGTGCGGGCTGGAGCACTTCATCCTCTCCGGCTACCCCAACCTCGAAGAGACCTACCACTTCGGCGAGGGCGTCGTGCCCGAGCTTGTGCGCCGCGGCGTCGCGGTGGCGAACCGCCCCGCCCCAATTGCCCGTGCGACGAGTACTCCGGGACGCCCGCTTCGGGCCGTCGATTAG
- a CDS encoding ABC transporter permease, protein MTAVISPPPTRTRRTVRVPARLISPIAVLLAWQLGSMSGLISPQILPPPSDVATAGWEVLTNGELATSLAVSGRRVVAGFFLGALLGISLGFLTGTSRVADTVLDPLLQAVRAVPHLGLVPLFIIWFGIGELPKVLLIALGVVFPLYLNTASGFRQVDPKLLEAGAVMGFTLPQRLRYIVFPSAAPQLFVGLRQANASAWLSLIVAEQVNARQGLGFLINNARDFYRTDLVIFGLIVYAALGLISEALIRAWESHTFRYRPDTLTR, encoded by the coding sequence ATGACCGCAGTGATCTCCCCTCCGCCTACCCGCACCCGCCGCACCGTGCGCGTGCCCGCCCGGCTCATCTCCCCCATCGCCGTCCTCCTCGCGTGGCAACTCGGCTCCATGTCCGGCCTCATCTCTCCGCAGATCCTGCCGCCGCCTAGCGACGTCGCCACAGCCGGGTGGGAAGTCCTCACCAACGGCGAGCTCGCCACCTCGTTGGCGGTCTCCGGCCGCCGCGTGGTCGCCGGGTTCTTCCTCGGCGCGCTCCTAGGAATCAGCCTCGGCTTCCTCACCGGCACCTCGCGCGTGGCCGATACCGTCCTCGACCCGCTTCTCCAGGCGGTCCGCGCGGTGCCCCACCTCGGGCTCGTGCCTCTGTTTATCATCTGGTTCGGCATCGGCGAGCTGCCCAAGGTCCTGCTCATCGCCCTCGGCGTTGTCTTCCCGCTCTACCTCAACACCGCGAGCGGGTTCCGCCAGGTAGACCCGAAGCTCCTCGAGGCCGGCGCGGTCATGGGGTTTACCTTGCCCCAGCGCCTGCGCTACATCGTCTTCCCCTCCGCCGCCCCCCAGCTCTTCGTGGGGCTGCGGCAGGCCAACGCCTCGGCCTGGCTCTCCCTCATCGTCGCCGAACAGGTCAACGCGCGGCAAGGCCTTGGGTTTTTGATCAACAACGCACGCGATTTCTACCGCACCGACCTCGTCATCTTCGGCCTCATCGTCTACGCCGCGCTCGGCCTGATCTCCGAGGCGCTCATCCGCGCCTGGGAGAGCCACACCTTCCGTTACCGCCCCGACACCCTCACCCGATAA
- a CDS encoding ABC transporter ATP-binding protein yields MTSTLSAPPAARPDLTAVASVSGLQKFYGAKQVLRSVSLHIPRGGVVALIGRSGSGKSTILRVLAGLTAPDAGEVDLPERTSVAFQEPRLLPWKTVVDNVALGLNHSAVPLSEARSRARTLLGEVHLGEADEAWPLTLSGGQAQRVSLARALVSEPDLLLLDEPFGALDALTRITAQNLLLRVVERRNLGALIVTHDVAEAVALADTVILLDGGEITHRLGVDIPGPKEDRRNDPRFGALTAQLLQWLEATSPA; encoded by the coding sequence ATGACTTCAACGCTTTCAGCTCCCCCTGCGGCCCGGCCCGATCTCACCGCGGTTGCCAGCGTCTCAGGGCTACAGAAGTTCTACGGAGCCAAGCAGGTTCTCCGCTCTGTCTCCCTCCACATCCCGCGCGGCGGCGTCGTTGCCCTCATCGGCCGCTCCGGCTCCGGCAAGTCGACGATCCTGCGCGTGCTCGCCGGGCTCACCGCGCCCGACGCCGGCGAGGTCGACCTGCCCGAGCGCACCTCCGTTGCCTTCCAAGAGCCGCGCCTCTTGCCGTGGAAAACCGTGGTGGACAACGTCGCACTCGGCCTCAACCACAGCGCAGTGCCCTTGTCCGAAGCTCGCAGCCGGGCGCGCACCTTGCTGGGCGAGGTGCACCTGGGTGAGGCAGACGAGGCTTGGCCGCTCACTCTCAGCGGCGGCCAGGCCCAGCGCGTCTCGCTCGCCCGCGCCCTCGTCTCCGAGCCGGACTTGTTGCTTCTCGACGAACCCTTCGGCGCCCTCGACGCCCTGACCAGGATCACCGCCCAAAACCTCCTGCTGCGCGTCGTGGAGCGCCGCAACCTCGGTGCCCTGATTGTCACCCACGACGTCGCGGAAGCAGTGGCGCTGGCCGATACCGTCATCCTCCTCGACGGCGGGGAGATCACCCACCGGCTAGGAGTCGACATCCCCGGGCCCAAGGAGGATCGACGCAACGATCCCCGCTTCGGCGCGCTGACCGCCCAGCTCCTTCAGTGGCTCGAGGCTACCTCCCCCGCATAA
- a CDS encoding ABC transporter substrate-binding protein, whose amino-acid sequence MSRSTTILTAVVAALALGLGACSSAPGDGAASGTSPQEVDLSKVTLKVGDQVAGTEEILRAAGRLEDSPYTIEWSSFTSGPPQIEALNAGQIDFAITGNTPPVIGGPTKTKVVSAYGDNGVGEAILVPAGSPVASVADLKGKKIAVARGSSAHGHVLMQLKKEGLSTSDVELNFLQPADAKGAFENGQVDAWAVWDPFSSLAEIQGAKPVARATGVTGSYNFGVASDKALADRQKEAALADFLARVSEAYEWGSAHPEEWAQAYAQASGFDPQAAKLHTRSLRLPIALDDDVNGKQNELIDAFASDNLIKAFDFSTIVDRRFEK is encoded by the coding sequence ATGTCACGTTCAACAACCATCCTCACTGCCGTCGTTGCGGCCCTCGCGCTCGGCCTCGGCGCGTGCTCCTCGGCCCCCGGGGACGGGGCAGCCAGCGGCACGTCGCCGCAGGAGGTCGACCTGTCAAAGGTCACCCTCAAGGTGGGAGACCAAGTTGCCGGAACCGAAGAAATTCTCCGCGCCGCCGGGAGGCTTGAGGATTCCCCGTACACGATCGAATGGTCCTCCTTTACCTCCGGGCCGCCCCAGATCGAGGCCCTCAACGCGGGGCAGATAGACTTCGCCATCACCGGAAACACCCCGCCGGTCATCGGCGGGCCGACGAAAACGAAGGTGGTCTCCGCCTATGGAGACAACGGCGTCGGCGAGGCGATCCTCGTGCCTGCTGGCTCTCCCGTGGCCTCCGTTGCCGACCTCAAGGGCAAAAAGATTGCCGTAGCACGCGGATCCAGCGCCCACGGCCACGTTCTCATGCAGCTGAAAAAGGAGGGGCTTAGCACGAGCGACGTGGAGTTGAACTTCCTGCAGCCCGCCGATGCGAAGGGGGCGTTTGAAAACGGTCAGGTCGACGCCTGGGCTGTATGGGACCCCTTCTCTTCTCTCGCCGAGATCCAGGGGGCGAAGCCCGTCGCGCGGGCAACGGGTGTGACGGGGAGCTACAACTTCGGTGTCGCCAGCGACAAGGCCCTTGCGGACCGGCAGAAAGAGGCCGCCCTGGCGGACTTCCTCGCCCGTGTGAGCGAGGCCTACGAATGGGGTTCCGCGCACCCGGAGGAATGGGCGCAGGCCTACGCCCAGGCCTCTGGGTTCGACCCCCAAGCCGCGAAGCTCCACACCCGTTCCTTGCGCCTGCCCATTGCCCTCGACGACGACGTCAATGGCAAGCAAAATGAGCTTATCGACGCCTTTGCCAGCGACAACCTCATCAAAGCATTTGATTTCTCAACTATCGTGGACCGCCGCTTCGAGAAGTAG
- a CDS encoding ABC transporter ATP-binding protein → MLTMENVTVTFPDGERRLTALDNVSIHAEPGRLTFIVGESGSGKSTLLSAAAGLIAPDAGDVRVGGERVSDEVRLNKIGMIFQQANLIKALNVRDQLLVTDHMRGRAPRKQRAEELLASVGLNGLGERRMEQLSGGQRQRVGIARALMGEPSLLLADEPTAALDSTRSREIITLLRSLVEGKDVACAIVTHDRGLIGPGDRVVEVRDGRVGTAANH, encoded by the coding sequence ATGCTCACCATGGAAAACGTCACTGTGACCTTCCCGGATGGGGAGCGGCGCCTCACCGCGCTCGACAACGTATCCATTCATGCCGAGCCGGGGCGCCTCACGTTCATCGTCGGGGAGTCTGGTTCAGGGAAGTCCACGCTGCTCTCTGCTGCGGCCGGCCTGATCGCTCCCGATGCGGGGGACGTGCGCGTCGGGGGAGAGCGCGTCTCGGATGAAGTAAGGCTCAATAAAATTGGGATGATTTTTCAGCAGGCCAACCTCATCAAGGCGCTCAACGTGCGCGATCAGCTTTTGGTCACCGACCACATGCGAGGCCGCGCACCGCGGAAGCAGCGCGCCGAAGAGCTCCTCGCCTCCGTCGGCCTCAACGGCCTGGGAGAGCGGAGGATGGAGCAGCTCTCGGGCGGGCAGCGCCAGCGCGTCGGCATCGCGCGAGCGCTCATGGGGGAGCCGTCGCTTTTGCTTGCCGACGAACCCACGGCCGCCCTCGATTCCACCCGCAGCCGGGAGATCATCACCCTGCTGCGCTCGCTGGTCGAAGGCAAGGACGTCGCCTGCGCGATTGTCACGCACGACCGCGGGCTGATCGGCCCGGGCGACCGCGTCGTGGAGGTGCGCGATGGCCGCGTTGGAACCGCGGCAAACCACTGA